The nucleotide sequence GAAAAGGTTCCGCTTGAAGACGAAATTGAAACGGTAAAAAATTATCTTGATCTTGAAAGAATTAGATTTGAGGACAGACTTAAATACAAACTTGATATTGATCGCGATACCCACAAAGTTGAAATACCACCTATGATGGTTCAAACACTTATTGAGAATGGTATAAAGCATGGAATTGCAAAACGAACTGAGGGCGGTGAAGTTCAGTTAAAAACAAAAATGATTACAACATCTGATGGTCCAAAATTAAAAATTGAAATCCGGAACAGCGGTCACTTCAGTGAAGAGCAATTAAAAAGTTCAAATGGATTTGGAGTCAGCAACACGAAACACAGACTCAATCTTCTCTTCGGCGATGATGCTCATTTTTCAATTTTTAATGAAAACGGAGACAAGGTTCTCGCAGAAATAGAAATTCCGATCACAAGTCAAAATAATTAATAGGGAAATTTAATGAAAGCTTTAATAATTGATGACGAAAGATTAGCACGCACAGAATTAAAAAGACTTCTTACACCTTTCAAAGATTTACAAATTGTCGGTGAAGCAGTAAATGCAGAAGATGCGCTCGAAAAAATTAACGAGCTGAAACCAGATTTGATTTTTCTGGATATTCAGATGCCCGGTAAAACCGGATTTGAATTGTTAGAAGAATTAGACAGCGTTCCGGTAGTTGTTTTCACAACTGCGTATGATGAATATGCATTAAAAGCATTTGAATACAATGCACTCGATTATCTGTTGAAGCCAATTGAACCAAAACGACTTGAAGAAACAGTAAACAAGTTGATTGAAAAGACCAGAAAGAAAGTTGCTGTTGAAACTGATAAAGAAATCCTTACAGAAAGTGACCAGGTTTTTGTTAAAGATGGTGATCGCTGCTGGTTTGTGAAATTGGAAAAAATAAGATTACTTGAATCAGAGGGAAATTATGTTCGGCTTTTCTTTGAAGACAACAAACCACTAATTCTTCGCACACTAAATTATCTCGATGAAAGACTTGACACTAAAGTGTTCTTCCGCGCAAACAGGAAACACATTATCAATCTAAAATGGGTTGATTCAATCGAACCGTGGCTGAACGGCGGATTACTTGTTAAACTGAAAGACGGTCACAAAGTTGAAGTCTCACGAAGGCAGGCAGTTAAGTTTAAAGATATGCTAAGTCTTTAATGATTTGTCATTCCGGACTTGATCCGGAATCTATAGTTGAATAATAAATATCGAACTTCGAATATCGAATTCTGAAGTATAAAGTTCTTTGAATGAAGATTAACGATTTTTGATTTAAGAAATGTCTCTATATTCTCCCCCTTTGGGGGAGACACAGAGGGGGCCGTGACTACTCTAATTAAACAACTCCCACGCTAAACCGAATTTAATATTTCTTTCCGGCATTGGATAATAAGGAGTGATGTAGTATTCATTGCCGAACAAATTCTCCCACTGAAAATAGAAGATCGCAACTTTTTTTATCTCACCTGCTAAATTAAAATCGAGTTTGTTTGTTGGTTCAACACTCCCAACACTACCCCAATAATCGAATGCTAAATCAGTTTTCCCCTTATAGTAAAATTTAAGTCCTGCTTTTAAATCAAGATTGGTATTAAAGAATAAATCGTTGATATAAAGTCCTCCAACAAATTGCCACTCGGGTAGATTAACGGTTCTCATTTCATCAATTTCGAAATAGTAAGATGTGTTTGTTTCCAATAACAGGATCCAAAATTTATAATTAAGTATTAAACCTAAACCTTTAACCGTTTGTATATAAAACCTCCAAGGAGGAATAATTTCAAGATGGCTTTCATAAAAGTGTTCATTATAAAAATATTTCGCATCAAATAGCAATTGCGAATTTTTATAACGAGTGCCTATTTCAAAAGCGGGAACATTTTCTTCTTCGGAGCGACTTTCTCTTAATGAGTAGCCAACATACAACGATTGATCATATTCAGGTAAAAATATTATATCAGCACCAATACCATTTAATCTAATTTCTTGTTTGTCCCAGTAATCAACTTCGTCCCAATAGTTTTGCTTATAGTATATGGATGTTTGAATATAATTATTAAAAAATGCTGCAGTCAGAACACCACCAAAGCTGAATCGTTTGAAAGTATCACTATTTAAATAATTATCTTCTACCCAATATAACTCACTATTTGTACTCTCATAATCACCCAACACCTGCAAAGTAAAAATGCTTAATGTCTGTAAATAATTAATCACCGTGCCAAAAGATTTGTTTGTATAATCTCGTCCAAAATTCAAACTATCTCTTATATTACGATATTCATCAAGTCCATATCGGTAATAAACTGTTAAATCCAACTGAGAATTATCAAACGGTTTTGCAAGCGTTCTTAACCCAACATTATGCTGCATTATATCAAGTTTCTGATTTGGATAAACAACCGGTGCGAAAATCGGATCATAAAGATCAGCGTTCGGATCATCAGAGCTTCTTGAAAGACTGTCATAATCAACTCCGCCGTTCAGACCTTGCTCTTTATCAACATAATAATAATATGCCTGGAGATTTACTGAGTTCGATAAAAAATATTTCAGCTTTGTGTTAAACTGCCAGAGACTTAAATCAGTATTCGCGTAAGTTTCATCTTTTGATCTGTTCGTCAATTGAAATGAGTAATTCCATCTTTTCGCAATCATAGCAGAAAATTTTCCATCAATCATTGCCTCGCCATCAGGGCCCTGATAATACTTGATTCTTGCATAAGGTACCGGAGGGATAAAGTCCCGTGTAATGAAATTAACTGTTACCGGATTGTTGTATGGTCCATACAAAAAGCCGCGCGGAGAAGGAACAATTTCAATCGAATCAATATTTTCACTTTGTATGAGGTTAAGGTCAAGCGAGTTTGTGTAACGGTTATTCCAGAAAACTCCGTCCTGCAAATAGCTTATTCCACTATTTCCCACACCGTAAATAAAAGTTTCATTTGGATAGCCGATAAATCCAAAGTCCTTAATAAAATTCAAATTGAAAGATCTCAACAAATCACCTGCGTACCGGTAGTTTTCAAACAAAAAGGTTCTTTTACTGATAATCGTACTCACATCAGTCAACGGGATTCCCTGAATTGGTATAAGTGTATCAACAATAGCGTTTATTGTAATAGTCGAATCAGAATGTGCTGTTGAATCAACAATTCCAACAAAATTTGTATCAGAACTGGCTGAATTTTTAAGATTTAATAAGGAATCAACATCCTGAGGAAAGATAAAAGTTGTGAAAAGTACGAATGATGAAAGTAGTTTTAACATTAATTGTACTTTGAGAAAAATTCTTGAGTTAACATAGACAAGATAGAGAATAAAAAAAAGAGCGAAAAATCTTAACTGTAATATACTGAAGCCTCAGTGAAGCCAATTCTCATCCTGAGCCGTATTTACAGGGGTTTACTGGTAATTAATTTTAAAAAATAATTTTGTTTCAAATAAATATTAATTATTTTTCGCAGGTAATAATCAATAACATTTAATCGGAGGGATCAACATGGCTAAATCAATGACGAAGAGTCAAATCATTGCTCATCTTGCTGCCAAGACAAAAACCACAAAAAAAGTTTCAGCTCAGTTTTTAGATGAACTGGTAAAACTTTCATACAAGGAAGCAAAAAAAGAATTTGTATTACCAGGTCTTGGTAAACTCAAAGTTGCACAAAGAAACCAGAGAATGGGAAGAAATCCTGCCACCGGCGAATCGATTGTTATTCCGGCAAGAAAAGTTTTGAAATTCAGAGTATCAAAAGCAGCTAAGGATGCAATCCTGAAATAAGCCGGCATTTTTATTTTGTTTTTAGCGAAGGATAAGTAATTGTTCTTCGCTTTTTTATTTTATAGAAATTCTATGAACAATATTAGATAGAGAATTGATTTTTTGCGCTGAGTAGTTCAGAGATGTTTTGACCAGACACACACTCGCAGAACACAGACCTGATGATACGCACTTTCAGAAAAAAAGAATTGAAAAGAAGCTGATTGAGGCAACAAAAAGACTTCCAGCAGAAACAAAACTTATTTTACTTTCAGCGCCGACAGCTGTTGATGAACATCTAAAATAATTTTTCATTTAGATAAGGATTGTTATGATGTTTGAGGAATTTTTCATTTCATATCATTAACTTTGTTCAGCCAATCATAAATTATTGTTCAACTTAACTCCGGTTCAAATGAAAAATATTTTTTATCTCCCATTATTGCTTTTAATCATTTTCGGTTGCTCACAAAATCACACTAACAAGATCACAGATATAATCCAGCCAATCAATCTTGAAGAAGGAATTGAAAAGGAAGTTGTTATCAGCGATTTGTTTTATGCACCGAGTTACAATTTGACTTTCTCTCCAAATGAAAATCTGATTATCGTTCACGATACAGTAAATAACATTTTAAAGTTAAAAGCAAAAGAGGGTTTTACAGGGCTGGATCTTTTACAGTTCTCTTGTGATAACCAGCAATATTACATTCCATTCAAGCTTGAACCAAGAAAAAAATATCTTTTCTCTTATAAACCAAAAGGAAAACCAAAGCAGGTAAACTTATTTGGTCAATTCAATAGCTGGGACAGATCAAGTCTTCCTATGAGCGATGACGATAAAAACGGAATATTTGAGATAAGTATTCCACTCGATCCGGGCAGATATGAATACAAATTTTTTGTTGACAGAAAAGAATTGATTGATCCGCAAAATCCGGTTAAGGTTCCGAATGGTCTGGGAGATTATAATTCGGTTATCATTATTAGTTCGGATAATAAAGCCAGACTTTATCTTCATACTTTAAATTATGAAACCGACGACCAGTTAAAAGAGTACAATTACTATTATGAAAATCATTCATCTGGCAGCATCAATGAATCAAATATTGTTGCTTTACTTGATAATCAGATTATTAATCCAACATTGATTAAGGTCGATGGCAATAAAATAACTTTAATGTTCCATGACGATATAATCGAAGGAGAAAGATTAATAAGAATCGCAGTAAAGCAAAACGGAAAGTTTTCAAATATTCAATCAACGAGAATAATTGACGGTCAACCTATTAATAAAAAATCACCACAAAGCTGGTATGATGCAATAATATATTCACTTATGATTGATCGTTTCAGCAACGGTGATCCGACAAATGATAATCCCATAAAACACGATTCTCTTTTTTCTCCTGCAAATTATAACGGCGGCGATTTTCAGGGAATCATAAACAAAATAAACGAAGGTTACTTTAATCTGCTCGGAATTAACACTTTCTGGATTTCTCCGATAGTTGATAACACAAACAAAGCTTACCGTGAATATCCTCCACCACACAGATATTATACGGGCTATCATGGTTACTGGCCAATTTCATTGCAGGGAGTTGAAGAACATTTTGGAAGTTTAAATCTGGCAGAAGAGCTGATTAATAAATCACATAAAAATAAAATAAAAGTGCTGCTTGATTTTGTGGCTCATCATGTTCACGAAGAGAACCCGCTATGGAAAGAGCATCGTGATTGGTTCGGAGATCTTGAACTTCCAGACGGAAGAAAAAATCTGCGCCTCTGGGATGAATATCGTTTGACTACCTGGTTTGAACCATATATGCCCTCATTCGATTATACAAAATCGAAAGAAGCATTGGAAACAATGACAGATAATGCAATCTGGTGGCTGCAAGAAACTAACGCTGATGGATTCAGGCACGATGCAGTCAAGCATGTTCCGAATGAGTTTTGGCGTCTGCTCACAAAAAAGTTAAAAGAAAAAATCGAAGTGCCTGATCAGACTCAGGTTTTTCAAATCGGCGAAACTTTCGGGGGATTTGATCTCATTAGTTCATACGTAAACAACGGGCAATTGAATTCTCAATTCAATTTTAATTTGTACGATACAGCAATTCCGGTTTTTCTCAACCCGGAAATTTCATTTGAACTGCTCGACAACCAGATGCAGAAAACTTTTCAGGTATATGGCGTAAATCATTTGATGGGAAATCTTGTAAGCAGTCATGACAAAATTCGTTATATGGCGTATGCTGATGGAGATCTTGAAATAAATGACGGCAGAGCAAGTGAGTTTGCGTGGACAAATCCGCCAAAGGTTGACCATCCTTCAAGTTATGATAAACTCAAATTACATCTTGCATACATTTTAACAATTCCCGGAGTTCCTGTAATTTATTATGGTGATGAAATCGGAATGACCGGAGCTTCTGATCCTGATAACAGAAGGATGATGAGATTCGATAATGATCTGAATGAATATGAAAAGCAGACTTTCAAAGATGTGAGTAAAATAATTCACTCCAGAAGTGATCATTCATCATTACGTTACGGAGATTTCCTCACTCTTCAGGCGGATAAAAACATTTATGCTTATTTACGATCAGACTTGAACGAAAGGATACTTGTCATCCTGAACAAGAGCGAAAAGGAACAGCAAGTCAACCTTACTCTTCCGGATATTTATAACATAAAGACTGCAAACGATGTTATATCTGCTGATTCTTTTCAGGTTAAAGATGGTAGTATTTCCTTCGCTGTAAAAGGTATTGGGTACAGAATATTAAAATTAGAATAATGAAAAAATATATTGCATTGCTGAGAGGAATTAATGTAAGCGGACAAAAGCTAATCAAAATGTCCGAGTTGAGAACATTGTTTGAAAAAGCCGGTTTGCAGAATGTTCAAACTTACATACAAAGCGGAAATATAATTTTTTCAAGCAAAGAAAAATTATCCGGAAAAATTAGCCAGAATATTTCCTCGGCAATAAAAAAGAAATTCGGCTTTGACGTTCACGCAATTGTTTTGACTCCGGGAGAGCTTGATAAAGTGATTTTAAGCAATCCATTCATAAAAACGCAAAAGGAATCTGACAAACTTTATATCATTTTTCTTTCGTCAATTCCTTCAAAAGATAATGTTAACAGAATTATTGCTGCCGAATATTTTCCGGAAGAATATATCGTTGATGGGAAATGTATTTATCTTTTCGTGCCAAATGGCTATGGCAAAGCAAAACTAAATAATAATTTTTTCGAGAATAAACTTAAAGTTTTCGGAACTACAAGAAATTTAAAAACACTCAATGCATTAATTGAGTTAACTAAATTGCACTAAATCATTTAAGACGTTTTGTTAAGTTAACATTTGAAAATTAAATCATTATTTGATTTTAAAAGGAATAAAAGTGAAAAAAGTAATTTTGGGGATAATTGCTATCATACTTGTTGTAACCTGCAGCGAAAAAAAAGAACAGAGACTGAAAAGTGATCTCGAAATAAAAATGAATTCAATTGCCGAAGGATATGTTAAGCTGGTCCTCGAAGTTGGGAAATACGATCCGAACTTTGTTGATGCATATTACGGACCGAAAGAATGGAAACCCAAAGAGGGAAACATTCCATTTGATTCAACTGCAAATTTAAAATTAATCTCCTCTGCCGATTCTCTTTTAAATGAACTTGAACTGTTAAGTGAATACAATGCAACAGAACTTGAAACTCTCAGATATAGATATTTATACAAACAACTTTTTGCAGTAAAAACAAAAATTATTGTTTTAAATGGTTCCTTACTTCCGTTCAACCTTGAGTCAAGAGCTTTTTATGATGTTTCACCTCTTGAAACAGATGAAAAAATTTTTCAGAACATATTGGATGAACTTGACAAGATCCTGCCGGGTAAAGGTGATGTTATCGAAAGGTATTTAAACCTCAGGCACAAATTTGAAATACCAAAAAACAAAATTGCTGATGTGTTTGATGCGGCAATTAAAGAATGTAAAAGCAGAACAAGTAAGTTCATCAATCTGCCTGCTGGCGAAAAATTTAAAGTCGAATATGTAACCCAAAAACCATGGGGCGCATATAACTGGTACAAGGGAAACCTATTTAGTGTAATTCAAGTTGCAGTCGATTTTCCTGTTTACATTGATCGAGCCGTAGGACTTGCTGCGCACGAAGGATACCCAGGACATCATGTTTACAATATTCTTATGGAAAAAAATCTGGTGAAAGATAAAGGCTGGATGGAATACACTGTATATCCGCTTTACTCTCCTCAGTCTTTAATAGCCGAAGGATTAGCTGTCTATGGCGAGGAATTGCTTTTTCCGGGCAATGAGCGGAGAAGATTTGAAAAAGAGGTTTTGTTCCCAATTGCAGAGCTTGATACTGCTGATGCCGATGTGTATTTCAAAGCCCTTGAGCTGCAGGATAAACTTGATGGTTCATCAATTCTTGCTGCAAAAAATTATCTAAACGGTGATTGGACAAAAGAAGAAACTCTTGCCTGGATACAAAAGTTTCAGTTAATGACAAAAGAGAGAGCAGAGAAATATCTATCATTCATTGAAACATACAGAAGTTACGTTGTTACCTACCACACAGGTAATGTAATAATTAACAATTATATTGAAAGAAATGGTGGAACGAAGGATAACCTCGCACGGAAATGGGAACTTTTTAATGAGCTGAATTCAACTCCTCAAACACCATCAGGATTGATTGATTAACTTAGATCCTTTTTAATTTCTTCTTCCAGTAAAAGAAATGTCTTTTTATCAAGAGATACTTCATTAAATATTTGGCTGAGAATACTTTTATCAATCTTTATATAATCTTCTTCCCTGGGAGTAACTACAATTCCTCCAATATCAATTGCTGCCGGACTAATTAATATTTTTTCAGGATCATTTTTATAAAAACATTCTGGTCTGTGTTTGTTTCTCAAAAAAATTATCAGGTACCATCCAAAATCAATATGGTAAAAGCTTAAAATATTCATCATTGGCTCAGGATTAACACCGACAAGTTTTTGATAGTTTTTATAAATTAAGTGAAATGCTTTTTCAATTTCGAGTTTATCCATTGATTCAATAAAAATTATTTTTCTCAAACCATCATCAATAAAAGAAGTAGTAACAGATTCATCGTCCTGAACTATCCTGCCAAAATCATTTTTTAACTGCTGAATATCATTTTCAATAGGGATAAAATTTTTTGTTCCTGCCTGAAAATGAAGATGATCCGGTGCTGAAGCACCACAAGCAGGTCCATTATAAACTAAACAATAACAGGGAAACAAACTGCTAATTTCAAGAAACGAATTGATTGAATTAAATATTCTCTGAGGCTGGTGTTGAATTGAACTGATTGTAAAATGTTCTGGAAAAACAGGATACGGATTACACAAAAGAATGAAATCATCCGGCAGTAAAATTCCTTTTTGTTCATCAGGAAGATTTTCTAGACAAAGGAAGCACTTCCTTCTTTTTATTGTAGTGTCATCCACTTTCGCTGATGTTGATTTTATTCTTTCAGAGTTAAATTGAACTATCATCTTGAAACTGTCGAACCAAAAAGATTTTGTCTTTACTTTATCACGCATCTCATAATTATTCTTCATCAGCAGCCAATTACTCAACTGAGATTTAAACAAATATTCTGCTGCGGAAGAATAATCATGTTTATCGATTAAGAATTTAATCTGAGGATCTTCTAAAATTTTCTTTTCAATTAATCTCATCAGTGTGCTTTCCTGTTTATCGCCTGGCGAAGCTGAATTTCTTTTGTTCGGAGCGAATCTTTATAAAAATTATTTGCATTCATTTTCTCTATTGTTAAAGATGCATCTGTGTTTCCTTCCCATCTTCTGCAGAGATAAATAGGCTCATAAATTCTTCCAATTTTGTATTGACGGGAAACAGCCAAACCAACAGCATAATCTTCACCATAACTTACATTGGGAAATTTTATTTCTTTTATAATGGGAGTATAAAAAGCTCTCGGTGCGCCAAGACCGTTAATCCTGAGTGCATTGTTATGTCCGTTTTCATCCGTCCACTCACGATGATCAATCAGTCCGGGAGGTATTTCATT is from Ignavibacteriota bacterium and encodes:
- a CDS encoding histidine kinase — its product is MAFTSTEKYYPKSSDLIASIITGIIIYSLVFTASYFVGTFKQDEYNVARAIAGITNTSILILLWSLIYFIVHYMENYKKKEIESLIWEAAVKDYELKTLKSQLNPHFMFNAMNSIRALIEEDPESAKVAITKLSNILRYSLQMERMEKVPLEDEIETVKNYLDLERIRFEDRLKYKLDIDRDTHKVEIPPMMVQTLIENGIKHGIAKRTEGGEVQLKTKMITTSDGPKLKIEIRNSGHFSEEQLKSSNGFGVSNTKHRLNLLFGDDAHFSIFNENGDKVLAEIEIPITSQNN
- a CDS encoding response regulator — encoded protein: MKALIIDDERLARTELKRLLTPFKDLQIVGEAVNAEDALEKINELKPDLIFLDIQMPGKTGFELLEELDSVPVVVFTTAYDEYALKAFEYNALDYLLKPIEPKRLEETVNKLIEKTRKKVAVETDKEILTESDQVFVKDGDRCWFVKLEKIRLLESEGNYVRLFFEDNKPLILRTLNYLDERLDTKVFFRANRKHIINLKWVDSIEPWLNGGLLVKLKDGHKVEVSRRQAVKFKDMLSL
- a CDS encoding TonB-dependent receptor plug domain-containing protein — translated: MLKLLSSFVLFTTFIFPQDVDSLLNLKNSASSDTNFVGIVDSTAHSDSTITINAIVDTLIPIQGIPLTDVSTIISKRTFLFENYRYAGDLLRSFNLNFIKDFGFIGYPNETFIYGVGNSGISYLQDGVFWNNRYTNSLDLNLIQSENIDSIEIVPSPRGFLYGPYNNPVTVNFITRDFIPPVPYARIKYYQGPDGEAMIDGKFSAMIAKRWNYSFQLTNRSKDETYANTDLSLWQFNTKLKYFLSNSVNLQAYYYYVDKEQGLNGGVDYDSLSRSSDDPNADLYDPIFAPVVYPNQKLDIMQHNVGLRTLAKPFDNSQLDLTVYYRYGLDEYRNIRDSLNFGRDYTNKSFGTVINYLQTLSIFTLQVLGDYESTNSELYWVEDNYLNSDTFKRFSFGGVLTAAFFNNYIQTSIYYKQNYWDEVDYWDKQEIRLNGIGADIIFLPEYDQSLYVGYSLRESRSEEENVPAFEIGTRYKNSQLLFDAKYFYNEHFYESHLEIIPPWRFYIQTVKGLGLILNYKFWILLLETNTSYYFEIDEMRTVNLPEWQFVGGLYINDLFFNTNLDLKAGLKFYYKGKTDLAFDYWGSVGSVEPTNKLDFNLAGEIKKVAIFYFQWENLFGNEYYITPYYPMPERNIKFGLAWELFN
- a CDS encoding HU family DNA-binding protein gives rise to the protein MAKSMTKSQIIAHLAAKTKTTKKVSAQFLDELVKLSYKEAKKEFVLPGLGKLKVAQRNQRMGRNPATGESIVIPARKVLKFRVSKAAKDAILK
- a CDS encoding DUF1697 domain-containing protein; the encoded protein is MKKYIALLRGINVSGQKLIKMSELRTLFEKAGLQNVQTYIQSGNIIFSSKEKLSGKISQNISSAIKKKFGFDVHAIVLTPGELDKVILSNPFIKTQKESDKLYIIFLSSIPSKDNVNRIIAAEYFPEEYIVDGKCIYLFVPNGYGKAKLNNNFFENKLKVFGTTRNLKTLNALIELTKLH
- a CDS encoding DUF4922 domain-containing protein, whose product is MRLIEKKILEDPQIKFLIDKHDYSSAAEYLFKSQLSNWLLMKNNYEMRDKVKTKSFWFDSFKMIVQFNSERIKSTSAKVDDTTIKRRKCFLCLENLPDEQKGILLPDDFILLCNPYPVFPEHFTISSIQHQPQRIFNSINSFLEISSLFPCYCLVYNGPACGASAPDHLHFQAGTKNFIPIENDIQQLKNDFGRIVQDDESVTTSFIDDGLRKIIFIESMDKLEIEKAFHLIYKNYQKLVGVNPEPMMNILSFYHIDFGWYLIIFLRNKHRPECFYKNDPEKILISPAAIDIGGIVVTPREEDYIKIDKSILSQIFNEVSLDKKTFLLLEEEIKKDLS